GTCATCGTCACACCGCGCTGATCCGGGACGGTTGGCGGGACTCCGAGATGTTCAGCATCCTCGAAGACGAGTGGTGCGCAGTCACCCCGTCTTCTCGACCACCGCACGGATGACTCGTTCAACCTGGTTCACGTTCCCGTCTTCTTCGACCAGCGAAGCCTCAATCGACATCCTGCAGGGCATGCATGACCTGCGCGTTGTCGGGACCTGTCCCCGAGGAGTGGACACCTCTGAGCCCGGTCCCGCCAGGGGCCGGGGAGGAGGGATCTTTTGTGGTGATGGAGGTCTACTCGCCTGAGTTCAAGGCGGACGTTGGTCGTGCTCGAGCGCCACTGCGCCACCAGCTGACGATTCGATGTGTTGCAGTGCCAGCTCGAAGGCGCGCCGAAGCTGATCAAGCGGGATCCGCAGAGGTTCGCTGTCCATGGGCTCATTTTGTCGATCAGGCGCCGCTGGATCGAGCATCGCGCTGGCCAGGACCCGGCCTGGAGAGAGAACGACCACTGGACCGGCATAGTCCGCCACCAACTCGTCAAGGGCGGAGCGTCCCGGACGACCCCGCGCTGATCGAGTACTGGCGGGACCGCCGCCGCAGGAAAGCGCCACCGCCGCAGCAGGACGAGTCTTCTCCTGGCGGTCCGGCAGCAGAGGCTCTGTCCTCTCTGCGAGCAAGCGCTGATCGTCGGAGCCGAGTTCGAACCGGACAGCCCACGCGAGTGGATCAACTGGTTTGCGGCCGGCCCGGTTAATCGGTTGTGGACCTTCGGGATGGAGTGTCTGATCTCGGCTATGACGATTGTGCTGGGTACGCCGACTGTCGACGGGGTACGCGAGGCCATGGCCGCGTTGCGGGAGTGGCAGTACGACGAAGCGCCGATGCAGTTGCATTCCGGGGACATCGGCTGGAACTACCGGTTCGGAACGGCCGAGACGGCCACGGTGGTCCGGACCTGGAGTCGGGACGGGCGGATTCTCGCGGTCGGGATGCTCGACTCGCCGACGCTGGTGCGGATGACGGTCGCTCCGGACGCTTTCCAGGACGAGGACTTGGCGCGGCGGCTCGTCGAGGACTTCTCGCTACCTGAGCGCGGCGTGCTGCCGGAAGGGGCGGTGTCCATCGAGGGGCCGCTGGGCCTGCTGCTCCACGACCTGCTGAGCAAGGAGGGCTGGGGCGTCGACGAGCCGTGGACGCCGCTTTTCCGGGACCTCACCGAGCCGGTGGAGGACCCCGGCGTGCGGATCAAGTCGATCGGCCCGGAGCAGGCGCAGGACTTCGCCGACGTCCTGCGGTCGGCGTTCAACACCTCGCGGCCTACGCGCGAGTACTGGCACGCGATGTCGGCGGGACCGTTCTACGCCGACGCCCGCTGCCTGGGCGCCTATGACGACCAGGGCAGCGTGGCGGCGGTGGTGACGGTGTGGTCGGCCGGCCCGGGGAAGCCGGGGCTGGTCGAGCCGATGGGCGTCCACGAGGACCACCGTGGTCGCGGCTACGGCCGGGCGATCACTGTGGCCGGGGCGGCTGTGCTGCGGAAGA
The genomic region above belongs to Streptomyces marianii and contains:
- a CDS encoding GNAT family N-acetyltransferase; amino-acid sequence: MTIVLGTPTVDGVREAMAALREWQYDEAPMQLHSGDIGWNYRFGTAETATVVRTWSRDGRILAVGMLDSPTLVRMTVAPDAFQDEDLARRLVEDFSLPERGVLPEGAVSIEGPLGLLLHDLLSKEGWGVDEPWTPLFRDLTEPVEDPGVRIKSIGPEQAQDFADVLRSAFNTSRPTREYWHAMSAGPFYADARCLGAYDDQGSVAAVVTVWSAGPGKPGLVEPMGVHEDHRGRGYGRAITVAGAAVLRKMGSSSVRVCTPSSNVGGVATYKAAGFEVRPEVRDRIRTA